A genome region from Mycobacterium florentinum includes the following:
- a CDS encoding coniferyl aldehyde dehydrogenase: MLARQRQAFIADGPPSVALRRNRIDRLMALVLDNTDAFVDAMATDFGTRSKAATLFTEVIGMISVIEHTRSHVAQWMRATKLMRAAGLFGLRAEVQPSPLGVVGIIGPWNFPLNLVILPAATAFAAGNRVMIKMSEVTSQTAELMKATAPNYFDSDELDIVTGGPEVAAIFSTLPFDHLFFTGSPAVGALVQRAAAQNLVPVTLELGGKNPVVVAPGADIRRSAARIAQGRMVNGGQVCVCPDYVFVPDDQIDTFVGAARETLRGMFGTIIANGDYCSSVNQANFDRVVGLIEDARANGATVETVAPEGELLPDRASRKIAPTIVRDVDDTMKIANEEIFGPVLVVKGYSRLGEAIDYINQRPAPLVAYWYGPDDTDFRNFLNNTRSGGVARNDFAAQMIPSAAPFGGVGRSGMGAYHGKAGFDAFSHHRSVVGSDLPFSVTGSAAPPFGKPMRIYADAMMRMTRARTRRRLKGAPRA; this comes from the coding sequence ATCCTGGCCCGGCAGCGTCAAGCCTTCATCGCCGACGGGCCGCCGTCCGTGGCGCTGCGACGCAACCGGATCGACCGGCTGATGGCGCTCGTCCTCGACAACACCGACGCATTCGTCGACGCGATGGCCACCGATTTCGGCACCCGGTCCAAGGCGGCAACGTTGTTCACCGAGGTGATCGGCATGATCTCGGTGATCGAGCACACGAGATCTCATGTTGCGCAATGGATGCGGGCGACCAAGCTGATGCGCGCCGCGGGATTGTTCGGGCTGCGCGCCGAGGTCCAGCCCTCGCCGCTGGGAGTGGTCGGCATCATCGGTCCGTGGAACTTCCCGCTCAATCTCGTGATCCTGCCTGCCGCGACCGCGTTCGCCGCGGGCAACCGGGTGATGATCAAGATGTCGGAGGTCACCTCGCAGACCGCCGAGCTGATGAAGGCGACTGCACCGAACTACTTCGACTCCGACGAACTCGACATCGTCACCGGCGGTCCGGAGGTCGCGGCGATCTTCTCGACGCTGCCGTTCGATCACCTGTTCTTCACCGGTTCGCCGGCGGTCGGCGCGTTGGTGCAGCGGGCGGCCGCGCAGAACCTGGTGCCGGTGACGCTGGAGCTCGGCGGCAAGAACCCCGTCGTCGTCGCACCCGGCGCCGACATTCGTCGGTCCGCCGCCCGGATCGCGCAGGGCCGCATGGTCAACGGGGGACAGGTCTGCGTGTGCCCCGACTATGTCTTCGTCCCCGACGATCAGATCGACACGTTCGTCGGCGCCGCCCGGGAGACGCTGCGCGGAATGTTCGGAACCATCATCGCCAACGGCGACTACTGCTCGAGTGTGAATCAGGCGAATTTCGACCGGGTCGTCGGCCTGATCGAAGACGCGCGTGCCAACGGCGCCACCGTGGAAACCGTTGCGCCGGAAGGGGAGCTCCTGCCCGACCGCGCTTCCCGCAAGATCGCACCCACCATCGTCCGCGATGTCGACGACACCATGAAGATCGCCAACGAAGAGATCTTCGGCCCGGTCCTGGTGGTCAAGGGATATTCGCGGCTGGGCGAGGCCATCGACTACATCAACCAGCGGCCGGCGCCGCTGGTGGCCTACTGGTATGGGCCCGACGACACCGACTTCCGAAACTTCTTGAACAACACCCGCAGCGGCGGCGTCGCCCGCAACGACTTTGCCGCGCAGATGATTCCGTCGGCCGCGCCGTTCGGCGGCGTGGGACGCAGCGGGATGGGCGCGTATCACGGCAAGGCCGGCTTCGACGCGTTCAGCCATCACCGGTCGGTGGTGGGCAGCGATCTGCCGTTCAGCGTCACCGGAAGCGCCGCCCCGCCGTTCGGCAAACCGATGCGGATATACGCCGACGCCATGATGCGCATGACGCGGGCGCGTACCCGCCGCCGGCTCAAGGGCGCACCGCGCGCCTAG
- a CDS encoding CaiB/BaiF CoA transferase family protein, which produces MQGFRVLEVAQFTFVPAAGAILADWGADVIKVEHPLRGDTQRGFLNMGGIQVNPDRHPLMEHPNRGKRSVGIDVSTPGGQEVIYELAKTSDVFLTNYKPAQRQAHKFDVEHIRAVNPNIIYARGSAYGDKGPERNVGGYDGTAFWTRSGIGYALTPEELGGALGQGIPAFGDSIGGMFIAGGISAALLHRERTGEAVELDVSLLSTAWWAAGASMTQGMETGEVMRTPMPGSASAISVNPFMGNYETSDGGTINLCIISPTGLIRDTFEHLGIPEAADDERFSEVLPLIQNANAAAELIAKAFAAKPFEYWRQHLKTMKGQWAPFQSLIDLASDEQAIANDMIAEVEVAAGGAPFKVVRGPVQFNHEPLETTRAPQASEHTEIVLMEIGMDWDRIEELKNAGAIA; this is translated from the coding sequence ATGCAGGGCTTTCGGGTCCTCGAGGTTGCGCAGTTCACCTTCGTCCCCGCGGCGGGCGCGATTCTGGCCGACTGGGGCGCCGACGTGATCAAGGTCGAACACCCGCTGCGCGGCGACACGCAACGCGGCTTCCTCAACATGGGTGGCATTCAGGTCAACCCGGACCGCCATCCGCTGATGGAACATCCCAACCGCGGCAAGCGCAGCGTCGGCATCGACGTCTCCACGCCGGGCGGCCAGGAGGTGATCTACGAACTCGCCAAGACCTCCGATGTGTTTCTGACCAACTACAAACCGGCGCAGCGCCAAGCGCACAAGTTCGACGTCGAGCACATTCGCGCGGTGAACCCGAACATCATCTACGCCCGGGGTTCGGCCTACGGGGACAAGGGCCCCGAGCGCAATGTCGGCGGCTACGACGGGACGGCGTTCTGGACGCGCAGCGGCATCGGCTATGCGTTGACGCCCGAGGAGTTGGGCGGCGCACTGGGACAAGGCATTCCCGCGTTCGGCGATTCCATCGGCGGCATGTTCATCGCCGGCGGTATCTCGGCCGCGCTATTGCACCGCGAGCGTACCGGGGAGGCGGTCGAACTCGACGTGTCGCTGTTGAGCACGGCCTGGTGGGCCGCGGGCGCCAGCATGACGCAGGGTATGGAGACCGGAGAGGTCATGCGCACGCCGATGCCGGGTTCCGCGTCGGCGATCTCGGTGAATCCGTTCATGGGCAACTACGAGACATCCGACGGCGGCACGATCAATCTCTGCATCATCAGCCCGACCGGCCTGATCCGCGACACCTTCGAGCATCTCGGCATCCCCGAAGCCGCCGACGATGAGCGCTTCTCCGAGGTGCTGCCGTTGATTCAGAACGCCAACGCGGCCGCCGAGCTGATCGCGAAAGCGTTCGCCGCCAAACCCTTTGAGTATTGGCGCCAGCACCTGAAGACGATGAAGGGCCAGTGGGCACCGTTCCAGAGCCTGATCGACCTGGCCAGCGATGAGCAGGCCATCGCCAACGACATGATCGCCGAAGTCGAGGTCGCCGCGGGTGGTGCACCGTTCAAGGTCGTGCGCGGGCCGGTCCAGTTCAACCACGAGCCGCTGGAAACCACCCGGGCGCCCCAGGCCTCCGAGCACACCGAGATCGTCTTGATGGAGATCGGCATGGATTGGGACCGCATCGAAGAACTCAAGAACGCAGGAGCCATTGCATGA
- a CDS encoding thiolase family protein produces MNDVAIIGVGLHPFGRFEGKSAMQMGVDAILAAVADAGIAWQDVQFATGGSWTVANPDAIVGMVGLTGIPFTNVFNACATAASAVKACADGIRLGDYDIGIAIGLDKHPRGAFTEDPALVGMPSWYAENGQYLTTQFFGMKANRYLHDHNISQETLAKVAAKNFRNGALNPNAFRRKPISEENILNSTMLNYPLTQYMFCAPDEGAAAAVMCRADIAHRYTSAPVYLRAVEVRTRRYGAYEVNTTCAPVEEDVAPTVYAARSAFEKAGVAPADVDVIQLQDTDAGAEIIHMAECGFCEHGDQEKLLADGATEINGPMPVNTDGGLIANGEPIGASGLRQIHEIVRQLRGEAGDRQVPGNPKVGFTQLYGAPGTAAATILTT; encoded by the coding sequence ATGAATGACGTGGCGATCATCGGGGTCGGCCTACACCCGTTCGGCCGATTCGAGGGCAAATCGGCCATGCAGATGGGCGTCGACGCCATCCTCGCCGCGGTCGCCGACGCCGGTATCGCTTGGCAGGATGTCCAATTCGCCACCGGGGGCAGCTGGACGGTCGCCAACCCGGACGCGATCGTCGGCATGGTCGGGCTCACCGGCATCCCGTTCACCAATGTGTTCAACGCGTGCGCGACGGCCGCCAGTGCCGTCAAGGCCTGCGCGGACGGAATCCGGTTGGGCGACTACGACATCGGCATCGCGATCGGCTTGGACAAGCATCCGCGCGGGGCGTTCACCGAGGACCCGGCGCTGGTGGGCATGCCGAGCTGGTATGCGGAGAACGGGCAATATCTGACCACGCAGTTCTTCGGCATGAAGGCGAACCGCTACCTGCACGACCACAACATCTCCCAGGAGACGCTGGCCAAGGTTGCGGCCAAGAACTTCCGCAATGGAGCCTTGAACCCGAACGCATTTCGCCGCAAGCCCATCTCCGAGGAGAACATCCTCAACTCGACGATGCTCAATTATCCGCTGACCCAATACATGTTCTGCGCACCCGACGAAGGCGCCGCGGCGGCGGTGATGTGCAGGGCCGACATCGCGCACCGCTATACGTCGGCGCCTGTCTATCTGCGGGCGGTGGAAGTCCGTACCCGGCGTTACGGCGCCTACGAGGTCAACACCACCTGTGCTCCGGTCGAAGAAGATGTGGCACCAACGGTTTACGCCGCCCGCTCCGCATTCGAGAAGGCCGGCGTGGCCCCCGCCGACGTCGATGTGATCCAGTTGCAGGACACCGACGCCGGTGCCGAGATCATCCACATGGCCGAGTGCGGGTTCTGCGAGCACGGCGACCAGGAGAAGCTGCTGGCCGACGGCGCCACCGAGATCAACGGCCCGATGCCGGTCAACACCGACGGCGGGCTGATCGCCAACGGCGAACCCATCGGCGCCTCCGGGCTGCGGCAGATCCACGAGATCGTGCGCCAACTCCGCGGTGAGGCGGGTGATCGCCAGGTGCCCGGGAATCCGAAGGTGGGCTTCACCCAGCTGTACGGCGCCCCCGGCACCGCCGCGGCGACCATCCTCACGACCTGA
- a CDS encoding Rieske 2Fe-2S domain-containing protein has product MKVPFTWKVTGWFMVGWSPEFPVGEVRPLQYFGEDLVAYRDESGALHVLEGHCKHLGAHIGHGGKVVGDCVECPFHGWRWGPDGTNRYIPYQPDRPNRALRLKSYPVREQYDCVFIWHHPDGKEPQWDMPDIFRKFPQFETDPAGYYRAYPEFSRRAEREPVHPQIVAENAPDSAHFEYVHHATVTPRVLDWKIVDQEWQFIAGWPDARSDNPDDLALRFHSHLFGLGGAISVFEGAQNHRLIFTCTPVDDECSDLFYSIWWPRIPGDDSDVPEGKLRNLIEKQFLSTVFDDLEIWRYQKYVEHPALSKVDAKGYMALRKWATQFYDVPA; this is encoded by the coding sequence GTGAAAGTCCCGTTCACCTGGAAGGTCACCGGGTGGTTCATGGTCGGGTGGTCCCCGGAATTCCCCGTGGGCGAGGTTCGGCCGCTGCAGTACTTCGGCGAGGATCTGGTCGCCTATCGCGACGAGTCGGGTGCGCTGCACGTGCTGGAGGGGCATTGCAAACACCTCGGCGCCCATATCGGTCACGGCGGCAAGGTGGTCGGCGATTGCGTCGAGTGTCCGTTCCACGGTTGGCGCTGGGGTCCGGACGGCACCAACCGGTACATCCCCTACCAGCCGGACCGCCCCAACCGGGCGCTGCGGCTCAAGTCGTATCCCGTCCGGGAGCAATACGACTGCGTGTTCATCTGGCACCACCCGGACGGCAAGGAACCGCAGTGGGACATGCCGGACATCTTCCGAAAGTTCCCGCAGTTCGAGACGGATCCGGCGGGCTACTACCGGGCATATCCGGAGTTCTCCCGGCGCGCCGAGCGCGAGCCGGTGCATCCGCAGATCGTCGCGGAGAACGCCCCCGACAGCGCCCATTTCGAGTACGTCCACCACGCGACGGTGACGCCCCGGGTGCTGGACTGGAAGATCGTCGACCAGGAATGGCAATTCATCGCGGGCTGGCCGGATGCGCGCAGCGACAATCCCGACGATCTCGCATTACGGTTCCACAGCCACTTATTCGGCCTCGGCGGGGCGATCAGCGTCTTCGAGGGCGCGCAGAATCATCGGCTGATTTTCACCTGCACGCCGGTCGACGACGAATGCTCGGACCTGTTCTATTCGATCTGGTGGCCGCGCATCCCGGGCGATGACTCCGACGTGCCGGAGGGCAAACTGCGCAACCTGATCGAAAAGCAATTCCTGTCCACCGTCTTCGACGACCTGGAAATCTGGCGCTACCAGAAGTACGTCGAACATCCGGCATTGTCCAAGGTCGACGCGAAAGGCTATATGGCACTGCGAAAATGGGCGACGCAGTTCTACGACGTTCCGGCATGA
- a CDS encoding SDR family NAD(P)-dependent oxidoreductase, producing MKYRNRVAVVTGAGSGIGRALTYALTQDGAHVAASDIDKANLAETQAMCRSGQVTTYQVDVADRDAVCGHAEDVRRDLGPASMLFNNAGVDLFASVADMSWKDFDWLIGINIGGVVSGTKAFLPQLIESGTTDRPARLVNLSSAFGLIAVPYQGAYSTSKFAVRGFTEALRQEMIMERHPVTVHCVHPGVVRTNFGANMRTAATEDPEQAAKYFSRLALTSPEKAARAILRGAEKNRARILIGPDGRVMAAMPRLLGVGYADLMARAARLNPNAR from the coding sequence ATGAAATATCGGAATCGTGTCGCCGTGGTCACCGGTGCCGGGTCGGGAATCGGGCGCGCCCTGACCTACGCGCTGACGCAGGATGGGGCACACGTCGCGGCATCCGACATCGACAAGGCGAATCTGGCCGAAACACAGGCGATGTGCCGGTCCGGGCAGGTGACCACGTATCAGGTCGATGTCGCCGACCGCGACGCGGTGTGCGGGCATGCCGAAGACGTCCGCCGCGACCTCGGGCCCGCCTCGATGCTGTTCAACAACGCCGGGGTCGACCTGTTCGCCAGCGTGGCCGACATGTCCTGGAAGGACTTCGACTGGCTGATCGGCATCAACATCGGTGGCGTAGTGAGCGGGACGAAGGCCTTCCTGCCGCAGCTGATCGAATCCGGAACCACCGATCGGCCCGCCCGGTTGGTCAACCTGTCCAGCGCGTTCGGCCTGATCGCGGTGCCCTACCAAGGCGCCTACAGCACTTCGAAATTCGCGGTGCGCGGCTTCACCGAGGCGCTGCGCCAGGAGATGATCATGGAACGCCACCCGGTGACCGTGCATTGCGTGCACCCCGGTGTGGTGCGCACCAACTTCGGGGCGAACATGCGCACCGCGGCGACCGAGGATCCCGAGCAGGCGGCGAAGTACTTCAGCCGGTTGGCGCTCACGTCGCCGGAGAAGGCCGCCCGGGCCATCCTGCGCGGGGCCGAGAAAAACCGCGCCCGGATTCTGATCGGGCCCGACGGGCGGGTGATGGCGGCGATGCCGCGGCTGCTCGGTGTCGGATACGCCGACCTGATGGCGCGCGCCGCACGGCTGAATCCCAACGCCCGCTAG
- a CDS encoding cytochrome P450 — translation MTTNVHTAGTGDQTVDLRNPYPYFAHKRRQSGVFRGTVMDYTKTPESLLPKNEYSAVSFNAVNTVFRDGRVFSSKPYDKTIGLFMGPTILAMEGKQHREHRNLVSAAFKSRALARWEPEIVRPICNALIDEFIATGTADLVRNYTFEFPTRVIARLLGLPDEDLPMFRKRAVQLISYHVNYEKAFEASAALKDYFVEQIDNRKSQPTEDIIGDLVTAEIDGEKLSDEAIYSFLRLLLPAGLETTYRSSGNLLYLLLTHPEQFAAVQADRDLIAPAIEEGLRFETPLTTVQRFTTEDTELEGVAIPARSVIGVCVGSANRDEARWQRSEEFDIFRKSTPHISFAAGEHTCLGLHLARLETRVALECLLNRLTDINLLTDDDPHIFGQPFRSPTALPVTFGAK, via the coding sequence GTGACGACCAACGTTCACACCGCCGGCACCGGCGACCAAACCGTCGATCTGCGCAACCCCTATCCGTACTTCGCGCACAAGCGTCGTCAGTCCGGCGTCTTCCGCGGGACGGTGATGGATTACACCAAGACCCCCGAGTCCCTGTTGCCCAAGAACGAGTACTCGGCGGTGTCGTTCAACGCGGTCAACACGGTGTTCCGGGACGGGCGGGTGTTCAGCTCCAAGCCCTACGACAAGACGATCGGCCTGTTCATGGGTCCGACCATCCTGGCGATGGAGGGCAAGCAGCATCGTGAACATCGCAACCTGGTGTCGGCGGCATTCAAGTCCAGGGCGCTGGCCCGCTGGGAGCCCGAGATCGTCCGCCCGATCTGCAACGCGCTGATCGACGAATTCATCGCTACCGGAACCGCCGACCTGGTCCGCAACTACACCTTCGAATTCCCGACCCGCGTGATCGCCCGGCTGCTGGGATTGCCGGACGAAGATCTGCCGATGTTCCGCAAGCGCGCGGTGCAGTTGATCAGCTACCACGTCAACTACGAGAAGGCGTTCGAGGCGTCGGCGGCGTTGAAGGATTACTTCGTCGAACAGATCGACAATCGCAAATCCCAACCCACCGAGGACATCATCGGCGATCTGGTGACCGCCGAGATCGATGGCGAAAAGCTAAGCGACGAGGCCATCTACTCGTTCCTGCGGCTGCTGCTGCCCGCCGGGCTGGAAACCACCTACCGGTCCTCGGGAAATCTGCTGTACCTGCTGCTCACCCATCCCGAGCAGTTCGCCGCGGTACAAGCCGATCGCGACCTGATCGCCCCGGCGATCGAGGAGGGCCTGCGCTTCGAGACGCCGCTGACCACCGTGCAGCGGTTCACCACCGAGGACACCGAACTGGAAGGCGTGGCGATTCCGGCGCGCTCCGTGATCGGGGTGTGCGTCGGCTCCGCCAATCGCGACGAGGCGCGCTGGCAACGATCGGAGGAGTTCGACATCTTCCGAAAGTCCACGCCGCACATCTCCTTCGCCGCGGGCGAGCACACCTGCCTGGGACTGCACCTGGCGCGGCTGGAAACCCGTGTCGCGCTCGAATGTCTGCTGAACCGGTTGACCGACATCAACCTGCTCACCGACGACGACCCGCACATCTTCGGACAACCCTTCCGCTCGCCGACGGCCCTTCCGGTGACGTTCGGGGCCAAGTAG
- a CDS encoding PaaI family thioesterase, giving the protein MTDTADTAPGTRGGFPQISPVENAPPELGRFAAAMRRLQDLTVSTNPDGSIWASAAQHVENACALLNGHQAPEHVTPAGRVLELPGLGHPLLPPWTLTESGPDGVTMQGHFTRSHVGGNNAVHGGMIPLFYDWLFGMVVSTAGIRPTRTAYLHVDYRKITPIDEPLIAKGRISDTDGRKVFISSTMTSADGSLLSEANGLMVRLLPHQP; this is encoded by the coding sequence GTGACCGACACCGCCGACACCGCCCCCGGAACCCGCGGCGGGTTCCCGCAAATCTCGCCGGTCGAAAACGCGCCGCCCGAACTGGGCCGATTCGCTGCCGCGATGCGACGTTTGCAGGATCTGACGGTGTCCACCAACCCGGACGGCTCGATCTGGGCGAGCGCGGCGCAGCACGTCGAAAACGCCTGCGCCCTGCTCAACGGCCACCAGGCTCCGGAGCACGTGACACCCGCCGGCCGCGTCCTCGAGCTGCCCGGGCTGGGCCATCCACTGCTACCGCCGTGGACGCTGACGGAATCCGGGCCCGACGGCGTCACGATGCAAGGGCACTTCACCCGGTCTCACGTGGGCGGCAACAACGCCGTGCATGGCGGCATGATCCCGCTGTTCTACGACTGGCTGTTCGGCATGGTGGTGTCCACCGCGGGCATTCGCCCGACCCGCACCGCCTACCTGCACGTCGACTACCGCAAGATCACTCCCATCGACGAACCATTGATCGCGAAAGGCCGCATCAGCGATACCGACGGCCGGAAAGTCTTCATCTCCTCGACGATGACATCGGCCGACGGATCGCTACTCAGCGAAGCCAACGGGCTGATGGTGCGTCTGCTACCCCACCAGCCGTGA
- a CDS encoding nuclear transport factor 2 family protein, whose amino-acid sequence MTQAVVSAADELEELRKLKARYCRFLDTKDVEAWRGVFTADVVVTLDMAVSVGGADPMTAPPIEGVDNFVPTVLGGLEGVATMHHCHTPELTLTSATTATGIWAMEDLLVFSDGREMHGAGHYRETYEKADGSWRIKTLHLTRTMLRITGGDDA is encoded by the coding sequence ATGACGCAAGCGGTTGTCTCGGCGGCTGATGAGCTCGAAGAGCTCCGAAAACTGAAGGCGCGGTACTGCCGTTTTCTGGACACCAAAGACGTCGAGGCCTGGCGCGGCGTGTTCACCGCCGACGTGGTGGTCACCCTGGACATGGCGGTCTCCGTCGGCGGCGCCGATCCGATGACGGCACCGCCGATCGAGGGCGTCGACAACTTCGTCCCGACCGTGCTGGGCGGCCTGGAGGGCGTGGCCACCATGCACCATTGCCACACCCCGGAGCTGACCCTCACCTCGGCCACCACCGCCACCGGCATCTGGGCGATGGAAGATCTGCTCGTCTTCAGTGACGGCCGCGAGATGCACGGCGCGGGTCACTACCGCGAGACCTACGAGAAGGCCGACGGCTCCTGGCGGATCAAGACCCTGCACCTGACCCGAACGATGCTGAGGATAACGGGAGGAGACGATGCCTGA
- a CDS encoding cysteine hydrolase → MSAQLADVLEPGRTAIVAQECQGAVIGPDAGLAMLAEEARRVALPNIVRLLPAARAAGVPIVHCLVQRRPDGLGSNHNAKIFTMSRGPGKGGVDITPGTPGAEVLPELGPDPSDLVLRRWHGVGPMGGTDLDAVLRNLGVSTIVVVGVSLNIAIPNLVMDAVNAAYRVVVPADAVAGIPTEYGAAIIANTLSLLATITTTDDLLQVWQQQAKGAQ, encoded by the coding sequence ATGAGCGCGCAACTCGCCGACGTCCTCGAGCCCGGGCGCACCGCGATCGTCGCCCAGGAGTGCCAGGGCGCGGTCATCGGCCCGGATGCCGGGCTGGCCATGCTCGCCGAGGAAGCCCGCCGCGTCGCGCTGCCCAACATCGTGCGGCTGTTGCCGGCGGCGCGGGCGGCCGGCGTGCCGATCGTGCATTGCTTGGTGCAGCGCCGCCCCGACGGGCTGGGGTCCAACCACAACGCCAAGATCTTCACGATGAGTCGCGGCCCCGGGAAAGGAGGAGTCGACATCACCCCGGGCACGCCGGGAGCCGAGGTGCTTCCCGAATTGGGACCCGACCCAAGCGATCTGGTGCTGCGCAGATGGCACGGCGTGGGACCGATGGGCGGCACCGACCTGGATGCGGTGCTGCGCAACCTCGGGGTTTCCACGATTGTCGTGGTCGGCGTCTCGCTGAACATCGCGATCCCCAACCTCGTGATGGATGCGGTCAACGCCGCCTATCGCGTCGTCGTCCCCGCCGACGCCGTGGCGGGCATCCCCACCGAGTACGGTGCCGCGATTATCGCCAACACGCTGTCGCTGCTGGCGACGATCACCACCACCGACGATCTGCTCCAGGTATGGCAGCAGCAGGCCAAAGGAGCCCAGTGA
- a CDS encoding acyl-CoA synthetase — protein MSDTATQFTVPAVATAVAATIGDRELLIQGDQRFSYAQTIERSNRLAAYLHSRGLGCHTERSGLGGHEVGQDLLGLYAYNGNEFVESLLGAFAARVAPFNVNFRYVKSELQYLLADSGATALVYHAAFAPRVAEVLPDLPKLRVLIQIADDSGNDLVHGAVDYDTIIRSSPSQPPPVQHSPDDLYVLYTGGTTGMPKGVLWRQHDIFMTSFGGRNLMTGEPAGSVDEIVERVAASTPTKLMILPPLIHGAAQWGVMTALTTGQSVVFPSVVDHLDADDVVRTIERERVSVVSVVGDAMARPLLAAVEKGIADVSSLIAIANGGALLTPYVKQRLIEALPNAVVIDGVGSSETGAQMHHMSASGAVSTGTFNAGPDVFVAAEDLSSILPPGHDGIGWLAQRGYIPLGYKGDAAKTAATFPVIDGVRYAVPGDRARHREDASIELLGRDSVTINSGGEKIFVEEVETAIASHPAVADVVVTGRPSERWGQEVVAVVALAEGAHADADELVTHAAQSLARYKLPKAIVFRPVIERSPSGKADYRWAREQAESD, from the coding sequence ATGTCTGACACCGCAACACAATTCACGGTCCCGGCCGTCGCCACTGCCGTCGCGGCCACGATCGGCGACCGAGAGCTGCTGATTCAGGGCGATCAGAGGTTCAGCTACGCGCAGACCATCGAGCGGTCCAACCGGCTCGCGGCGTATCTGCACTCCCGGGGCCTTGGCTGCCACACCGAGCGCTCCGGCCTTGGCGGCCACGAAGTGGGCCAGGACCTGCTCGGCCTATACGCCTACAACGGAAACGAATTCGTCGAGTCGTTGCTCGGCGCTTTCGCGGCCCGCGTCGCCCCGTTCAACGTCAACTTCCGCTACGTCAAGAGCGAGCTGCAATATCTGCTCGCGGATTCCGGTGCGACCGCCCTGGTCTACCACGCGGCGTTCGCGCCACGGGTCGCCGAAGTCCTGCCCGACCTGCCGAAGCTACGGGTGCTGATCCAGATCGCCGACGACTCCGGCAACGACTTGGTGCACGGCGCAGTCGATTACGACACCATCATCAGATCCAGTCCGTCCCAGCCGCCGCCGGTACAGCACTCCCCCGACGACTTGTACGTCCTGTACACCGGTGGCACCACGGGAATGCCGAAGGGCGTGCTGTGGCGACAGCACGACATCTTCATGACATCGTTCGGTGGACGCAATCTGATGACCGGCGAGCCCGCCGGCTCGGTCGACGAGATCGTCGAACGAGTCGCCGCCAGCACCCCCACCAAGTTGATGATCTTGCCGCCGCTGATCCACGGCGCGGCGCAGTGGGGCGTGATGACCGCCCTGACCACCGGGCAATCCGTCGTCTTCCCTTCCGTCGTCGACCATTTGGATGCCGACGACGTGGTGCGCACGATCGAGCGGGAGCGGGTATCGGTGGTGTCGGTGGTCGGCGACGCGATGGCCCGTCCGTTGCTCGCCGCCGTCGAGAAGGGTATCGCCGACGTGTCGTCGCTGATCGCGATCGCCAACGGCGGCGCCCTGCTGACCCCATATGTCAAGCAGCGCTTGATCGAAGCGCTACCGAATGCCGTCGTCATCGACGGTGTCGGATCCTCCGAAACCGGGGCGCAGATGCATCACATGTCGGCGTCCGGCGCGGTGTCTACCGGAACGTTCAACGCGGGCCCGGATGTCTTCGTGGCGGCCGAGGATCTGTCGTCCATCCTGCCGCCGGGACACGACGGGATCGGCTGGCTGGCCCAACGCGGTTACATTCCGCTCGGCTACAAGGGCGATGCGGCCAAGACCGCGGCGACCTTTCCGGTCATCGACGGTGTGCGGTACGCGGTTCCGGGTGATCGGGCGCGCCACCGCGAGGACGCCAGCATCGAGTTGCTGGGCCGCGATTCGGTGACGATCAATTCCGGCGGCGAGAAGATCTTCGTCGAGGAGGTCGAAACCGCGATCGCGTCGCATCCCGCGGTGGCCGACGTGGTGGTCACGGGACGGCCCAGCGAACGTTGGGGCCAGGAGGTCGTCGCCGTCGTCGCGCTGGCCGAAGGGGCGCACGCCGACGCCGACGAGCTGGTGACGCATGCCGCGCAATCGTTGGCTCGCTACAAACTTCCGAAGGCGATCGTCTTCCGCCCCGTCATCGAGCGCAGCCCGTCCGGCAAGGCCGATTACCGTTGGGCGCGCGAGCAAGCCGAGAGCGACTAG